The nucleotide window ggtgtgtgtctgagtacgtgtgtgtgtgtgtgcagatggGTGTTGGAGTGTGCATGTGAGTGTGAGAGTTTGTGTGCCTGGGCAAGtaggtgtatgtatgtatgtctgTAGAGGGGTATCTGGGGgtgtctgtttgtgtgtgtgtctttgtgagtCTATATTGGTCcgggttctttttttttggtcattcttTCCGGAGTTTCCATTTTGCAAGTCCAGACTCCCCCATCCCGGGCTCTGGGGCGCAGGTGACATTGACACCAGCTAGATCGTAAAGTCGAACATTCTTTCTCCAAATCAGAAAGCCTAGGCGCCGATGAAATGGCCATCGAGAGCCCCGAGCTGCTTCCGGACCTGGTGCAGAAGTGTCCAAAACGATGTGAGTAAACTGGCTTTCTGGCcactggagaggagaggctgcCGAAACCCACTGCTGGGCCGAGAGGTGTAGGCGGAGAGGGGCTTCCGTCCCATCACTTGGATGGCCACACCTCATGCCAGGCTGGGATCATGGCAGGGGTTCAGAGGAGGGACCCCAGAAATGAGAGGGTTAAAGAAGATGCCGAACCAGGAGAGGCTAAAAACGTTCATAGTGATACTAatcataacattaataataatattaataataatggtatttgttaagcacttactttgtgtcgggcactgttctaagtgctggggtaaatacaagctaatggggttggatacagtcccttccccacatggggctcacagttttactccccattttacagttgaggtaactgagtcacagagaagtgaagtcacttgcccgaggtcacacaacagacaagtggcggagccgggattagaacccaggtccttctgactcccaggcccaagttagaccgtgaacccccctgaaggacagggactggatcgaaTTCCCaattgtgtattctctcccagcgcttattacgggGCTCTGaacccagaaagcacttaaatactatttcttGGCAAaagccaagttccctgcccacggcgggtgAGAGGGttacaatcgatcgatcgattaacagcatttattgagtgcttactatgtgtagagctctgttctaagcgcctgggagagtacacttcaagagaaattagcggacacgttcctggcccctaatgaatttacagtctagagggatctaatGGGGAGTCTTCTGCCTGGACCGACGGAAGATGAGAAGGGAGCGTGACTGAAGTCTGCAAAATCATGAAGGCTGTTGACTGTGTGAAAACAGAATGGTTCCTCAAATCCTATAAGAGGAAGAGGGGGTACCTACTGAAGCTTGACGGTGGTAGAGTCAAAAAAAGCAAAAGGAAACAAGTGTTCATggcgggggagggaagccagTGAAGGGTAAACATTATGATGACGGTATTTTTCAaggacttactatgagccaagccctaaactaagctctggggtatagatcatcaggtcagatacagtccctgacccatatggggctcacataggtggaagggagaatgagtattgaattcctattttacagattaggaacatggggcacagagaaatcaagtgatttgcccacacatGCAGCAGGCTCCTTCTTCTAAGCCACTttcttacggtatttattaagcacttactatgtgccaagcactgtactaaatgctggggtagaaacaagctaatcaagttggacacagcccccgtcccacaggtGAGATCACAactacagaaaagtgaaatgactttcccaatgtcactcaaaagacaagtggaggagtcaggattagaacccaggtccttctgactcccaggcccgtgctctatgcactaggccactgctttgtctagactgtaaacttgttgtggggagggaccgggtctgtttattgttatattgtactctcccaagtgcttagtacagtgctctgcacctagtaaatgctcaataaatataaatacaattgaatgaataaatgaactccccAGGAAGTTGTGCAGATAGATAATATCAGCAGGTTCAGGAAAAATTTGGATTCCCTGGTCATATTCCTTCCAGTTGGCCCAGAGAGCCTTGTGGAGAAGACAGAGCTAAACAGGAACTAAAAAAGATCCTCACAACACCTTGTCACCATCGAGGTACATCACCCTACCAACCccagaatgggcagggattgggttctGACAGTTCTTTAGATGCAGTGGCCTTGAGTGGTCAtcacctccttccccctgcaGTGACCGTGGCATCTCTCTCTCGGCAGATCCTAATTCAAAAGAAAACTTGATTTACGTAGATATGGAAAGCACCACCCAAATTCATTCTCTCCTCTAGAgtttaaaatccttgagggcagggatcatgactaccaacactgtcgtactgcactttcccaagtgcttactccggTACTCGGCACACGgcatatgcttaataaatgtcactgattgacggCTTTGAATGGCTCTGTGATCAGAGTGAACTGCAGAATATACGTTTTATTTTGACGTTTACTGATGGTAACTGGGTTGTCCTTTCCTTTGGCAAAAGAGAAAGCATGAGGAATGGAGATAATTGACTGGTCTAGGCCTAGGGGTGAGTCTCAGATCAGAGGGATCTATGGTAGAACCTATGAAAACCAGagtagcttggtggaaagagcatgggcctgggcttgagaaggacctgggttctaatcccggctctgccacttagctgctgtgtgatctggggcaaatcacttctctgtgcctcatttctctcatgtataaaatgaggattaagactgtaagtcctgtgagggacaaggactgtgtccaaccggattaccttgtatctaccccagttcttagaatagtgcctggcacataccatgcatgattattattagtatgacttGGAAAATTCTGTTTGGTTTTTGAAAGAAGTCAAAAGACTTCTGGGATGACTTCTCTGTCTGCAGCCTTTTGCCCCTCTACTCCCATACCCACCCCTGAAGTGGTCAGAGCTCTGACCCACAGTTGCCATTTTGTTCCAGCCTCCTCGGACATTGCTGAGCCTCATGAGGACCCTACGGAACCCAAGCACAGGAAAACAGGTGGGTGTGGCTTTCTTGATCCTGGGATTGAGTAGAACATTGGAAGAAGAGTTGTCTTCTCTCTTTGTTCTAAAGAAGGGGGGTGGACCACATTGCCAGATATCCATGATGAGGGTGCATCAAGACAGGGCAAAATCAGAGATGTAGTAGGAAAGGTTTGCCATGTTCAGAAGCCCCAGAAAGTTGCAGAGAGATCCATGGAAAGTCTGTGATGTTATTAGAGAGAAAAGTTAGGGTTGTTAGACATAGTCCTAACTACTAACTAACTAATGCCAGGCTGGATGGACCAGAGGACGGACCCACTAGTGGCCAAGGCTTATGTGGTAATGTTCTTGTGCCTGAGGGGAAAATGGCAGGATCTCGTCCTATACGCAGTCCCCTTTAATGGGCGTCTCTCTTCCGTTGCCTTTTGTGTCAGCAACAGCTTGGCATCTTCCCCTGATCGGACCACAACCCCTTCTCCACAGAAATGCCCCAGTGCCCACTGAGAACTCGAGGGAAGACTGCAGTCGTAGTGTTTTTCTGGCCGTGCTTTATGCTTCTCCCTCCCAAATCTGTATTCCCAGCCACCCTGCCCACTCGCCCCTCTTTGCTCCCTGCGTTCCAGCATAAACAGCTTTATTTAATTTATAATGCAGGTTGTTCTGGGGCAATATCGTTAGTGCAGCATCCAACTCTGTGGAGCTCTTGGTCATTCCTCCCCagcactctgccccctccctcaagCTGTTCCCATTCAGACATGCCAGGTACTCACTCCTCTttcgtggctcagcggaatgTGTACTTCATTTCCACAAATGCAAAGAACAGCCCGGTGGGCCCTCAGACACcatagaaaggaagaagaaagctgctttcttcccccctccttaacgtgggaagcagagtggagaaacagaaagagcacagacctggaagtcagaggacgtgggttctaatcccagctcggcctcttgcccgctgtgtaaccctgggcaactcacttaacttctctctaccttagtttcctcatctgtaaaatgaggattagatgcCTATTCTCCATcttaactagactgtgagcctcatgtgggacggggactgggtccaacctgattatcttgtatctgtcccagtgcttggcacacatcatcatcatcaaaggtcaTCGGGTCATTTCCAATTCCTAGCGGCTTCATGGATATTTATTATACaaagagttttctaggtaaaaactatgaaagtggtttaccgttgccttcttccgtgcgttAAAAACTTAAGTCTCGGCCATTATCTTTGATCaatattttgatcacttgatcatccacctgcgactctttcccatgtcacTGTTGCCCAGGCCAGTTGAATCatctttgtctgatgcttcggcttagactttccattatgggtaaccctggcAAGACAATCTCTCTCAatagcatagctctaagcttcagtgGCATACGTAAACTTCCCTGCTACAGTAAGACATTGCTACACGGGAAAGTTggtacatataataagcactaaattagtgccattaccatcattattattattattattatttctccaaagGAGATAAAGGTCATGACCCAGAGGAAAGCCTTGTCTGATTTGCTCCCCCAGATCCTATTCTGGGAAAACCTAGCCCCAGTGGCCAAGGCACCCCGTGAACGTCTCCCTCTACAGCTAAGAGCTTGAGCCCCAGGCCGTACTAGAATAAACTTTAAGGCtacatctccctcttactttgggTGCATGCCAGAGGGAGCCGATCCACCAGTTAACCCACCGGTGAGCAGACTCAATGCTAcatctccctgccccttttcTTTGGGTGCGTGCCGAAGGGAGACATTCCACTCCACAGGAATTCACATGGCGTGGCGGATaacacacaggcttgggagtcatgggttctaatccccgctcctccacttgtcagctgcgtgaccttgggcaagtcacttcatttcctctgtgcttcagttacctcacctgaaaaatgaagattgagactgtgagccccacatggggcagggactaggttcatcccgatttgcttgtatatccctcagtgtttagttcagtgcctggcacagattaatccattaaaaaataccacagttatcactatttCTATGGCTGACAGCACCTCACCACCCTAATGGCCTCTGCCTTTGAACTCTTCTAGAACTGAAATCCCAGAGCACCACAAGAAGACCAAACCGGGGACACAGATGGTCTGATCCATACAGAGGTAAAGGCCTGGGTCACCGAGGCTGGGGTTGGAGCTCGACTGCTTGATGATGGAACCTCTTGTCGAGACAACAGAGGATGAACCCCCATCCCGGGACTTCAGATCGGGGAGCCTGCGTTGAGGCCTTGACAGTAGCGCACACTCACTCCTCCTGTCAGtcgtgttcccactggggcacggAACGCAGCGAGTGAGGAGGCGGGCAATGAAGGGCACCCGTAGCTTGTTCTGTGTATAGGCCCCAAGAAGTaaggtgacctagtggatagagcatgggcctgggagacagaaggacctgggttctaatcgtggctccatcacttgtctgctgtgcgtgaTCTggagtgggtcacttcacttctctgggccttggttacctcatctataacatggagattaagactgtaaaccccagtgggacatgcactgtgtccaatctgattagctggtattgaccgtagcgcttagttcagtgactggcacatagtaagcacttaacaaacaccataaaaaaaataaaaaatacggATTTACAGCCAAAAAGACCCCAGCGGAGCGGCCCAGTGTCGGAGCTGTGTTGGGCCCCTGTGACCCGGTAagtggttgccttggtagccactgtggTCTCCTAACATACTGAGGGACCTGAAAGACTGCAGATGACAAGGAGAAATGGGTTCAGCTGTCTTCTGTCTTTAGGGTCACCATCCTGAGCTAAGGAGGAGGGTTTGTTTGACTCTTTGGCTGTTCCCTCTTGATCCTTCATGGGtgtgagatgggaggagggagaggctctGAGAGGAACCCAgccactaatattaataatgacaatggtaattTTTAGGCTcatactttgtgccacgcactgtactaagcatcaggataggtacaagataatcagcttcatctcagtccctgccccccatgggactcaccgtctaaagtgagaacaggtattgaactcccattttacaggtaaggaaactgaaggcccagagaaggaaagtgagttgcccgaggtcacacagcagacaggaggcagagctaggattagaacccagatcctctggctcctaggcccatccttCTTCCACCAGGCCATCTCAAGCAGCAATTAGCCTTGTCATCCACCCGGTGAGTGACAGGCTCTGGGCAAGGGAAGAGTTCCTGATGGTCAGAGTCACAGAGTCAGGTCTGAAGGGACCTAAATTGAGGGCTTTCTGGACTGGTAACTATTTGAAACCCAATCCCTCCCAGTTCCCTACACTCCTCTAAAATCCCTGCCTTCCTTTTGCCCCTGGAACATGGCACCTAGAATTCTGGGAgcagccgccctccctccccgacgtGGACTAAAATAACTTTTGAAGAGGGCCAGGCCCTCCAAGAGATCTgtctgttcctggcccacatgcccagctcattgtggacagggaatgtgtctattatattgctttattgtcctctccccagcgcttatacaactgtgttctgcacacagtaaattctcaataaatcgactgaatgactgactgacttagttACTGAGGTTGGCCTGGGGTGTGTTTTTGTTCTAAGTCAGTGGGTGGGTACTAAAACTGATGAGAGGCAGTGGCCTCCACTGTGGCTTCCTGTTCTTCTCTAGCTGGGCCCCCTGATGTTCCCATGGTGACCGGCAACCTCCTGACGGTGCCTGTAGGTGGTTCTTCTGCTGTtgccagccttctgtctcttctcccaGGGCAGGATCCCTACCCAACTCACCCCTCCTTTGAAGAGGCCTTGCTGGCACCCTGTATGTATGAGGATCTGGGATCAGggcgggcagggtggggaggagagggtgctggCTTTGGGTACTCCGGTATTTGCCCTGCCTGCGGGACTGGGGTCTGGAGTATCTGAGCCAGGGGAGTGCTCGGGTCTGGGCCCACCGAAGTCtgaagcatgccctagtggacagagcacaggtttgggagtcagagggaaccgggttctaatcttggctccgacatttgtctgctgtgtgaccctgagcaagtcatttcacttctatgggcctcactgacctcatcttcaaatcaggattaagatggtgagccccatatggggcagggaccgtgtccaacctgattagcgtgtatctaccccagtgcttagaacagtgccgggcacacagcaagcgcttaacagatgccatcattattatttgaatccTAGGAAAGGGGCTGAGGCCATTTGAGGAGCTCTCAAGAATCTGTGAGAGGCTCTAGCGCCAAAGTCGACCCAGAGCCGTCCCAGCCTCTTAGTGCACCCTGGGCTGGATTGTCGAATGTGGGCCGgttgtgggggacagggagaccACGAATTCCAGCTGAAAATGGAGGCCAATCCCCCCCAACTCTTCACCTTGGCCCTCAGCCAGCATCTCCTACCCCACATATCCCTCAGGACCGTGGGGTGACTGGGTCTCTCGGGGTTCCCCCGCAATAGCCCTGAGTGAGGACAGGGGAGAATCAACTAGGAATTTCCCAGACATTCACGTATCAAAACCTCAGGGCTCAGGATGACCGCAGGGGCTCCCAAAAAGCACTTCATATCACGGACTCCATTTTCCTGTGTCTTCCCAATAGCTCCATCCAACTCCTTCCTCAGCTGTGTCAACGTCACCACGGGAGAGATTCAGAtggtccccaccctccccaccgggCCCCAGCCTTTTCTCCACTTCTCCGCAGGAAATGGCATCTCGAACCTCATCATCTGTCCAGGTGGGTgcagctgccccccaccccccaccccctgaccatCTTCACCTTCATCAGAAAATAACAGCTCAGCCTGGTCGGGGAAGTTTGGTGCTTGACGCCTGAGGCCGGAGCCCAGCTGAAGTGATGTTCAACTCACTTTCCTGCTCCtaataaccacaataataataataataattgtggtgtttgttaagcccttactatgtgccaggcactgtactaagtgctggagtggatacaagcaaatcgggttggacacggtctctgtcccacatcgggctcacagtctcaatctccattttacagtgaggcaactgaggcccagagaagtgaagtggcaaccgaggcccagagaagtgaagtgactcgccctagtcatgcagccgacaagtggtagagccgggattagaacccttgaccttctggctcccaaacctgtgctctctccactacaccatgctcctggGTACTCCCAGCCCAGAGTTTGTAATGTAATGACAGTTGCCCTGGCTTTTCCACTGGAGTATTGTTTATTCTTGGGAAAATCGCCAAACTTCCGTGGGCCTCGGATTCCATCCGTTAAATAGACAAAATAATATTTTACCATCCTCGTCTCTCAGGGATATCGTGAGGAAGATGCAAAAGTGCTTTGAGTTCTTTAAAAGAAATGGGCATAGAAATTCAAGTTAGAAGTCTTCTGAGTTCACTCCACCTCCCTCATTTTCTCCCGCATAATCTCTTGGGGTCAGGAAGTGGGGAAGTGAGGGAAATAGAAGCGAGACAGATGACTTTGCATCCAGTCACTCCCTCCTAAAGCCATCCTGGACCCACAGGTAGTAAttacaaataataactgtggtacttgttaagcacttactatgtaccgaacacTGGGGCACACTGCggcagatagaggataatcaagtcggacaccatccctgtcccacatgggactcacagtccaagttgaagagacaacaggtattgaatctctatctgttgccgacttgttcatcccaagcgcttagtccagtgctctgcacatagtaagcgctcaataaatactattgaatgaatgaatgaatccccaaattttagagatggaggaaactgagacacagggaagttgagatttgcccaagatcgcagagattcattcattcatatttattgagtgcttaccgtgtgcagagcactgtactaagtgcttgggagagtacaatgggacaataaacagacacattccctgtccacaacaagtttacagtttagaggggaagacaaacattaatacaaataaatacatttgcagtcccataagtgctgtggggccgggagaggggctgaaccaagggaacgagtcagggcgacgcagaagggagtgtgagaagagggaaaggaaccacagagcagagccagggttagaacccagatcctctgagtccctggTCCGTgccttttttccactaagccacactgcctccccttaATACAATACAATGTTAGTTTTACAGCTAATATAAACGGTGAAATTCTTTGTGCCCCCTGCTCAGGTGATTCAACCATCCACAGCCTCCCGGTGTCCCCCGACAGGAATGCGTCACCCAGCCCTTTCGCTCCATCAGCCGGCGACGTGCCCAACATGCCCGAACCTGCAGCTATGACTTCGAACCGCGGGCTGGGTAAGTGCTCTGAAGGAATCGGGACCCAGGAGACTGAGGTTACGAAACgtcgggcccccgcccccgctccccgtcAAACTTCAGCAGACTCTGAACCGGCCTTGCCCATTAGGAAAGGAAACAAACCCCTTGAATTCAGGCGACTGAGACCCCGGGAGCTATTCTGACTCGGCTCGGAGCGTTCGTGGGGAAACCTCCCTTCTATCCAGTGCCCTGAGCTCAGCTTGGGGACCCGCTGTAGACTCACTTCTGCTCCCGGTTCCCTCTATCCACAGAAGAAGATATCCCCACAGGAACGTCCCGAGAAGCTACCGTTCATCCTGACCAGCCTCTGAAAAGGCCAAGTAAGTCCTACCGCCTCTCCAgagcctcctcctctgcttcagtAACAAGCCGAAGTCCTCCGGGTGGGCTGCGGCAGCGTGTCTCTTTGGGGCAGGGGAATCCGATGTTTCCTCGATGCTGGGGGCGACGGGATGACCGACCCTCTGTCCAGGCATTCAGATCATCCTCGGTCCAAAGGCCCGGGGCCCGAGAGGTATCGGGCCCCGGGGACCGAGAATTTGGGGTGACGTGGGAATCACGCCTCCTCGCCTGGGTCCTGGGCTCCTCCCTGCCCACGGTCGACTTGGGATGTCCTTACTGCCGTGGTAAGGACGGGGAAGGGCTGCTCCAAAAGCCCGGGCAACGCCGGGCCTCCGCCTCCAACGCTGAATCAGTGGCATCTGAACCGGGTTCGGCGGGGACGTCCTGAGCCGGCGTGGGTCCAGAGGGCTTCCGGTTCAGCCTAACTCTGTGCCCTGGCGTTTTGCAGAATTGGTGGAAAGGTTCTGCTCGGCGCTGCGGGAGGAGTACAGCAGAAGCCCtcagcgggccgggccccggggtcgCCCGCCGCCGCTCGACGGCTTCTACATCGACGGGGACCTCATCAGGGCCCAGCTGGAGGCCAAGCCGGGGAAGAACGCCGGCAAGGGCCTGGAGAAGGAGCTGGCCATCTACGACCTGGCGGAGAGGCAGAAGGCCCACGTCGGCAGGAGGGAGGTATTCGCCAGCCGAAGCGGGCAGCGGCGAGAGACCCAGGTGATCGCCTTGCTGGGGAAGGCCGGGATGGGCAAGAGCGCCTTCGTGAGGGCCGTCTGCCGGGACTGGGCCGCGGGCCGGCTCCCCCAGTTCGAGTTCGTCTTCCGCTTCGAGGGCCGGAGGCTGAACCTGCCCGGGGCCCGGTTCAGCCTCCGCGGCCTGCTCTTCGAGCTGTGCCTCCAGCCGCCGGAGAGGAGCGAGGAGGTCTTCAAGTACATCCTCAGGCACCCGGAGCGGGTCCTCATCCTCCTGGACGCCTCCGAGGGGCTGCTGGAGGGGCCGGAGGGCTTCCTGCACTGTCGGGGCTGTTCCTCTCCCCGGGAGTCCCACCCCATCAAGGGGCTGCTGGCGGGGCTCTTCCAGAAGAAGCTCCTGAGCGGCTGCACGCTCCTCATCGCGGTCAGGCCCAAGGACAGGTTCGGCCACTTCCTGGCCAAGGTGGACGGCATCGTGGAGGTGACGGGCTTCTCCCCCGAGCAGGCCGAGGCCTACGTGGCGCGCTACTTCGACGGATCCCCGCGCGGGGAGGAAGCGCTGACGCTGCTCCGGGCCCGGCCCTACCTCCTCAGCCACTGCCACAACCCCGGCCTGTGCAGGCTGCTCTGCCGGCTCTGCGAGGCCCTCCTGGCTCCGGGGGGACCGGCCGACCTGCCCGCCACGCTGACCGGCCTCTGCGTCGCCCTCCTGCGGCCCGAACTGGCgcccgggggcgagggggcgccGGAGGACGGGTGTAGGCGGCAGCTGAGGGGCCTGGCGGAGCTGGCCTGGGCGCTGGGGCAGAACCACCAGGACGCCCTGAGGGACGACCGCTTCCCCTCCGGGGAGCTCAAGGAGTTCGCCGACGCCACGGGCTTCATGCAGCCCTTCCCCGGGGCTGGAGAGCCGGGGAGCGTGTTTTCCAGCTTCTTCCTGCAGAACTTCCTGGGGGCCCTGAAGCTGGCCCTGACGGATGAGGCCAAGGACAAGGAGCTCCCCAAGTACCTGGCCCTGACCCCCAGGAAGAAGAAGCCGCACGACAACTGGCTGGAGGGCGTGCCCCGACTGCTGGCCGGGCTGCTCTTCCAGCCCCGGGACGGCTGCCTCGGGCTCCTCGGGGGCGAGGACCGGGACGGGGCGGCGGCCAAGAAGCAGAAGACCCTCCTCCGCTACCTGAAGAGGCTGCAGTACGGCTCTCTGGGCCCCGGCCGGCTCTTGGAGCTGCTCCACTGCACCCGCGAGGCCTGCGACGGCTACCTCTGGCGGCACGTGGCCTCCGGCCTGCCCCCTGAGCTCTCCTTCCGGGGCTCCCGGCTCACCCCGCCGGACGTCCACGTGCTGGGGGAGGTCCTGCAGGCCGCCGGGAAGGAGTTCTCCCTGGACCTCAGGAACAGCGGCGTCGACTTGCCGGGTCTCAGGCGCCTGGTCGGGCTCGGCAGCGTCAGCCAGTTCCGGTGAGGAGCGTCCGGacggggaagggcgggagggtgggggaaggggccgggggtcggcccgGGCATGAGgagcaagagagggaggagcCACGGAGGT belongs to Ornithorhynchus anatinus isolate Pmale09 chromosome 2, mOrnAna1.pri.v4, whole genome shotgun sequence and includes:
- the CIITA gene encoding MHC class II transactivator isoform X2 gives rise to the protein MNHFQEILPRVRRIISGPLTSQVHGFLDSLLERELLSREYHQALLQEKDREDLARKISLTLLGKRDLCFNTLAQGCLRSGHKLQTSADSTAGSKGKISGRRCQAMEPGTLAEGSFLRLLQSDMDPLQLVHLYDQMPLGGEEEIEFSPDPDTDTAESINCDQVTKLWNEIEGDESTREAYDSIAALAEYVLRDQHLERLPEDIFESLGADEMAIESPELLPDLVQKCPKRSSSDIAEPHEDPTEPKHRKTELKSQSTTRRPNRGHRWSDPYRAPSNSFLSCVNVTTGEIQMVPTLPTGPQPFLHFSAGNGISNLIICPGDSTIHSLPVSPDRNASPSPFAPSAGDVPNMPEPAAMTSNRGLEEDIPTGTSREATVHPDQPLKRPKLVERFCSALREEYSRSPQRAGPRGRPPPLDGFYIDGDLIRAQLEAKPGKNAGKGLEKELAIYDLAERQKAHVGRREVFASRSGQRRETQVIALLGKAGMGKSAFVRAVCRDWAAGRLPQFEFVFRFEGRRLNLPGARFSLRGLLFELCLQPPERSEEVFKYILRHPERVLILLDASEGLLEGPEGFLHCRGCSSPRESHPIKGLLAGLFQKKLLSGCTLLIAVRPKDRFGHFLAKVDGIVEVTGFSPEQAEAYVARYFDGSPRGEEALTLLRARPYLLSHCHNPGLCRLLCRLCEALLAPGGPADLPATLTGLCVALLRPELAPGGEGAPEDGCRRQLRGLAELAWALGQNHQDALRDDRFPSGELKEFADATGFMQPFPGAGEPGSVFSSFFLQNFLGALKLALTDEAKDKELPKYLALTPRKKKPHDNWLEGVPRLLAGLLFQPRDGCLGLLGGEDRDGAAAKKQKTLLRYLKRLQYGSLGPGRLLELLHCTREACDGYLWRHVASGLPPELSFRGSRLTPPDVHVLGEVLQAAGKEFSLDLRNSGVDLPGLRRLVGLGSVSQFRASLSDTAGLWESLRLQGEHEQLRSATDKFTIDPFKVKTLKDVDELCSLVQIQDSMVQGRRFAEDDAPGGIPAVRNLRKLEFALGPVWGPQGFPKLVEIFAALPSLQHLDLDALSENKIGDEGAAKLSAVFPELKYLETLNLSQNSITDLGAQELARALPCLSSLVTLSLYNNCICDAGAEELAQVLPEMPSLKVLNVQYNKITAAGAQKLTASLRKCPQMETLAMWNPTIPYGFQEHLQQLDSRISLR
- the CIITA gene encoding MHC class II transactivator isoform X1; its protein translation is MNHFQEILPRVRRIISGPLTSQVHGFLDSLLERELLSREYHQALLQEKDREDLARKISLTLLGKRDLCFNTLAQGCLRSGHKLQTSADSTAGSKGKISGRRCQAMEPGTLAEGSFLRLLQSDMDPLQLVHLYDQMPLGGEEEIEFSPDPDTDTAESINCDQVTKLWNEIEGDESTREAYDSIAALAEYVLRDQHLERLPEDIFESLGADEMAIESPELLPDLVQKCPKRSSSDIAEPHEDPTEPKHRKTELKSQSTTRRPNRGHRWSDPYRAGPPDVPMVTGNLLTVPVGGSSAVASLLSLLPGQDPYPTHPSFEEALLAPSPSNSFLSCVNVTTGEIQMVPTLPTGPQPFLHFSAGNGISNLIICPGDSTIHSLPVSPDRNASPSPFAPSAGDVPNMPEPAAMTSNRGLEEDIPTGTSREATVHPDQPLKRPKLVERFCSALREEYSRSPQRAGPRGRPPPLDGFYIDGDLIRAQLEAKPGKNAGKGLEKELAIYDLAERQKAHVGRREVFASRSGQRRETQVIALLGKAGMGKSAFVRAVCRDWAAGRLPQFEFVFRFEGRRLNLPGARFSLRGLLFELCLQPPERSEEVFKYILRHPERVLILLDASEGLLEGPEGFLHCRGCSSPRESHPIKGLLAGLFQKKLLSGCTLLIAVRPKDRFGHFLAKVDGIVEVTGFSPEQAEAYVARYFDGSPRGEEALTLLRARPYLLSHCHNPGLCRLLCRLCEALLAPGGPADLPATLTGLCVALLRPELAPGGEGAPEDGCRRQLRGLAELAWALGQNHQDALRDDRFPSGELKEFADATGFMQPFPGAGEPGSVFSSFFLQNFLGALKLALTDEAKDKELPKYLALTPRKKKPHDNWLEGVPRLLAGLLFQPRDGCLGLLGGEDRDGAAAKKQKTLLRYLKRLQYGSLGPGRLLELLHCTREACDGYLWRHVASGLPPELSFRGSRLTPPDVHVLGEVLQAAGKEFSLDLRNSGVDLPGLRRLVGLGSVSQFRASLSDTAGLWESLRLQGEHEQLRSATDKFTIDPFKVKTLKDVDELCSLVQIQDSMVQGRRFAEDDAPGGIPAVRNLRKLEFALGPVWGPQGFPKLVEIFAALPSLQHLDLDALSENKIGDEGAAKLSAVFPELKYLETLNLSQNSITDLGAQELARALPCLSSLVTLSLYNNCICDAGAEELAQVLPEMPSLKVLNVQYNKITAAGAQKLTASLRKCPQMETLAMWNPTIPYGFQEHLQQLDSRISLR